A single Nocardioides bizhenqiangii DNA region contains:
- a CDS encoding carboxylate-amine ligase, with translation MKPRTIGVEEEFLLVDPATRKVSPVSQHVLQRAHGEQPATSDEDLDKELFRHQLETRTPPDKDLGELREHLVRQRRAAGEAAELAGVATIASGTSPVASGEPRVTRVDRYLTMLETYGEIARVAGICGMHVHVEVDSEEQGVAVIDRLSPWLPVVLAISANSPYVEGRDTGYHSWRSRVWAQWPSAGPAEQFGSLAAYREVSGQLIASGAALDRGMIYFDARLSEANPTVEVRTSDVCTDPDDAVLIAALVRGLVMRAADSDVDGSEPVWRAELLRAAHWRAARYGLSNRLLSPITAEPVPAREVLALLFATVRDQLEACGDVDLVSDGLERVLAGGGASRQHAAYERSGGDLAAVVDDLVVRTNACWHT, from the coding sequence GTGAAGCCGCGGACCATCGGAGTCGAAGAGGAGTTCCTGCTCGTCGATCCTGCGACCCGGAAGGTGTCGCCGGTCTCCCAGCACGTGCTGCAACGGGCCCACGGCGAGCAGCCGGCCACGTCGGACGAGGACCTCGACAAGGAGCTGTTCCGCCACCAGCTCGAGACGCGCACGCCGCCGGACAAGGACCTCGGAGAGCTGCGGGAGCACCTGGTGCGGCAACGGCGCGCTGCCGGGGAGGCGGCAGAGCTGGCCGGCGTCGCCACGATCGCGTCGGGGACCAGCCCGGTGGCGAGTGGTGAGCCCCGGGTGACCAGGGTCGACCGCTACCTGACGATGCTGGAGACCTACGGCGAGATCGCCCGCGTGGCCGGCATCTGCGGCATGCACGTGCACGTCGAGGTCGACTCCGAGGAGCAGGGGGTGGCCGTGATCGACCGGCTCTCACCGTGGCTGCCGGTGGTGCTCGCGATCAGCGCGAACTCGCCGTACGTCGAGGGACGGGACACCGGCTACCACTCTTGGCGGTCCCGGGTGTGGGCGCAGTGGCCGAGCGCGGGCCCGGCGGAGCAGTTCGGCTCGCTGGCGGCGTACCGCGAGGTGAGCGGGCAGCTGATCGCTTCCGGCGCCGCCCTGGATCGCGGAATGATCTACTTCGACGCCCGGCTGTCCGAAGCCAACCCGACGGTGGAGGTGCGCACCTCCGACGTGTGCACCGACCCCGACGATGCGGTCCTGATCGCTGCTCTGGTGCGAGGTCTGGTGATGCGGGCCGCGGACAGCGACGTGGACGGGTCCGAGCCGGTCTGGCGCGCCGAGCTGCTGCGCGCCGCGCACTGGCGGGCGGCCCGGTACGGCCTGTCCAACCGGCTCCTGAGCCCGATCACCGCTGAACCCGTGCCGGCGCGCGAGGTGCTGGCGCTGCTCTTCGCCACCGTGCGCGACCAGCTCGAGGCCTGCGGGGACGTCGACCTCGTCAGCGACGGACTGGAACGCGTCCTCGCCGGAGGCGGCGCCAGTCGCCAGCACGCGGCGTACGAACGCAGCGGTGGCGACCTCGCCGCCGTCGTCGACGACCTCGTCGTCCGCACCAACGCCTGCTGGCATACCTGA
- a CDS encoding CHAT domain-containing protein, with protein MREALSEDSQARAKTAELRLTLAEALLAAGHPDEALATARRARDEFRAQRREWHRLRARLLVARALAARSGRPGHDIADIADKLDAQGADEAPLALTLAGRVAQRDDRVPLLRRAMSYRTRANGLVRASAHLAGALACEECQDRAGVLRACAAGLDAIDEHRRLMGSSELRALATTHGRELTEIALRHAAHDPRTLLRWSERTRATALAQPPATSDAATIPASLAALRDNGRRLAEARQAGEPTEELEKERLRLERAVRTEHHTQSAAGTDPQRPAAVEDIVAGVGDGCLVELVDVDGTLHVLVVHNGRVRRKVAGSTTEVADLLAPAAMLLRRAARGRPADTADIGRRLQEAILGDAVRLIPDGPVTLAPTARLHGLAWSLLPALHDRPFAIVPSAGQWLRATNAERPDPQRTVLVAGPELESGGAEVPVLAQRHPGAVLLDGPHATLGAVLDALDGADLAHLATHGRFRADSPLFSALDLADGPLTVHDLERLRTAPYRVVLSACESGVLAPVGAQELLGLAAALFSIGTAGLVSSVGEVNDAATADLMVGLHDGLAAGADPAAALLAVRRAAADDPVAAGTAAAFVALGV; from the coding sequence ATGAGGGAGGCGCTGTCCGAAGACTCGCAGGCGCGAGCAAAGACGGCCGAGCTGCGTCTGACCCTGGCGGAGGCGTTGCTCGCCGCCGGCCATCCTGATGAGGCACTCGCGACCGCCCGCCGGGCCAGAGACGAATTCCGGGCGCAGCGGCGCGAGTGGCACAGGCTCCGCGCACGGTTGTTAGTGGCACGTGCGCTGGCTGCGCGGTCGGGTCGACCTGGTCACGACATAGCCGATATCGCCGACAAGCTCGACGCACAGGGAGCAGACGAGGCGCCACTCGCGCTGACGCTGGCTGGTCGGGTCGCGCAACGGGACGATCGCGTGCCGCTGTTGCGGCGGGCGATGTCATACCGAACCCGCGCGAACGGTCTCGTCCGGGCGAGCGCACATCTAGCCGGCGCGCTCGCGTGCGAGGAGTGCCAGGACCGGGCCGGCGTCCTCCGGGCCTGCGCCGCCGGCCTCGATGCGATCGACGAGCACCGACGCCTGATGGGCAGCTCCGAGCTTCGCGCACTTGCGACAACGCACGGCCGCGAGCTCACCGAGATCGCGCTCCGACATGCCGCCCACGACCCCCGCACCCTGCTTCGGTGGAGCGAGCGCACCAGAGCCACCGCGCTCGCCCAGCCGCCGGCGACCTCCGACGCGGCGACCATCCCGGCCTCCCTCGCGGCCCTCCGTGACAACGGACGGCGGCTGGCCGAGGCGCGGCAGGCGGGGGAGCCGACCGAGGAGCTCGAGAAGGAGCGGCTGCGCCTGGAAAGGGCGGTGCGCACCGAGCACCACACGCAGTCGGCGGCGGGCACCGATCCCCAGCGGCCCGCGGCGGTCGAGGACATCGTGGCGGGGGTCGGCGACGGGTGCCTGGTCGAGCTGGTCGATGTCGACGGCACGCTCCACGTCCTGGTCGTCCACAACGGCCGGGTACGGCGGAAGGTCGCGGGCTCCACGACTGAGGTCGCCGACCTGCTCGCTCCCGCCGCGATGCTGCTGCGGCGCGCCGCCCGCGGACGGCCGGCCGACACGGCCGACATCGGCCGCCGCCTGCAGGAGGCGATCCTCGGCGACGCGGTCCGCCTCATCCCGGACGGCCCGGTCACCCTGGCGCCCACCGCCCGCCTCCACGGCCTGGCCTGGTCGCTCCTCCCTGCGCTCCACGACCGGCCGTTCGCCATCGTGCCCTCAGCAGGTCAGTGGTTGCGCGCCACGAACGCGGAGCGGCCGGACCCGCAGCGCACCGTCCTCGTCGCCGGACCGGAGCTCGAGTCCGGCGGGGCGGAGGTGCCGGTCCTCGCGCAGCGCCACCCCGGCGCCGTGCTCCTCGACGGCCCGCACGCCACCCTCGGTGCGGTGCTCGACGCTCTCGACGGTGCCGACCTGGCGCACCTCGCGACCCACGGCCGGTTCCGCGCCGACAGCCCGCTCTTCTCCGCACTCGACCTGGCCGACGGTCCGCTGACCGTGCACGACCTCGAGCGGCTGCGAACGGCGCCCTACCGGGTCGTCCTCTCCGCCTGCGAGTCCGGCGTGCTCGCCCCGGTCGGCGCCCAGGAGCTGCTCGGCCTGGCCGCCGCGCTGTTCTCGATCGGCACCGCCGGCCTGGTCTCCAGCGTCGGCGAGGTCAACGACGCCGCGACCGCCGACCTGATGGTCGGCCTCCACGACGGGCTCGCTGCGGGAGCCGATCCGGCAGCCGCACTGCTCGCCGTACGGCGGGCCGCGGCCGACGATCCGGTCGCCGCCGGCACCGCGGCGGCGTTCGTCGCGCTGGGCGTGTGA
- a CDS encoding enoyl-CoA hydratase-related protein — translation MADTPLEQPEELVHYEVADRIATITLDSPHNRNALSRQLIAELFERLDRADQDPDVLAVVLKSSGRVFCSGADLSEAATTPMEEGARAIVTLQRTIVGLSKPVVTVVAGAARAGGIGIVAASDIVLTAEDATFALTEVKLGLAPAVISLTVLPRLTQRAAALTALGGEVFTGTEAVAMGLVTRAVPADQLDTAVAELCGQLTTGAAQGLRETKRLLAADLLERIDARGEELVALSARLFGSDEAREAMVAFLNRKKG, via the coding sequence ATGGCCGACACCCCGCTCGAGCAGCCCGAGGAACTCGTCCACTACGAGGTCGCGGACCGGATCGCGACCATCACCCTGGACTCGCCGCACAACCGCAACGCGCTGTCGCGCCAGCTCATCGCCGAGCTGTTCGAGAGGCTGGATCGCGCGGACCAGGATCCTGACGTCCTCGCTGTGGTGCTGAAGTCGTCCGGCCGGGTCTTCTGCTCGGGCGCCGACCTCTCCGAGGCCGCGACCACCCCGATGGAGGAGGGTGCCCGCGCGATCGTCACCCTGCAGCGCACGATCGTCGGGCTGAGCAAGCCCGTCGTGACGGTGGTGGCCGGCGCCGCCCGCGCGGGCGGCATTGGCATCGTGGCGGCCTCCGACATCGTGCTCACCGCGGAGGACGCGACGTTCGCGCTGACCGAGGTGAAGCTCGGCCTCGCGCCCGCCGTCATCTCGCTCACGGTGCTGCCACGCCTCACCCAGCGCGCCGCCGCGCTGACCGCCCTCGGTGGCGAGGTCTTCACCGGCACCGAGGCGGTGGCGATGGGGCTGGTGACCAGGGCGGTCCCGGCCGACCAGCTCGACACCGCGGTCGCCGAGCTCTGCGGTCAGCTCACGACCGGCGCGGCCCAGGGTCTCCGGGAGACGAAGCGGCTGCTCGCCGCCGACCTGCTCGAGCGGATCGACGCCCGCGGCGAGGAGCTGGTCGCCCTCAGCGCCCGGCTCTTCGGCTCCGACGAGGCCCGCGAGGCCATGGTCGCCTTCCTCAACCGCAAGAAGGGCTGA
- a CDS encoding carboxypeptidase-like regulatory domain-containing protein — protein MSERDDDELMAELAAAVEEEAAVSDRRRAAAKAAFTWRTVDAELAELLHDSALDAGAAVRSGADGPRMLSFRRAAVTLEVEIDGESVLGEVIDEHEGDAAPATVTLQRPDADDRTVEADASGFFRFDGVQPGSVRFVVARAGWSLTTPWATI, from the coding sequence ATGTCTGAACGTGACGACGACGAGCTGATGGCCGAGCTGGCCGCTGCGGTCGAGGAGGAGGCCGCCGTCTCCGACCGACGTCGCGCCGCGGCCAAGGCCGCGTTCACCTGGCGCACCGTCGACGCCGAGCTCGCCGAGCTGCTGCACGACTCCGCCCTCGACGCCGGCGCCGCCGTCCGCTCCGGCGCCGACGGCCCCCGCATGCTCTCCTTCCGCCGCGCCGCGGTGACCCTCGAGGTCGAGATCGACGGCGAGTCCGTGCTCGGCGAGGTCATCGACGAGCACGAGGGTGACGCCGCCCCTGCCACGGTCACGCTGCAGCGCCCCGACGCCGACGACCGCACCGTGGAGGCCGACGCCTCCGGGTTCTTCCGGTTCGACGGTGTGCAGCCGGGGTCGGTGCGGTTCGTCGTGGCCCGGGCCGGGTGGTCGCTGACCACGCCCTGGGCGACGATCTGA
- a CDS encoding response regulator transcription factor has protein sequence MRQLDRLSRRELQVLRLIARGFSNAAIAAELYLAGKTVETVCSSIFRKLDLYPSDHVNRRVLAVLVLLREDGAL, from the coding sequence GTGCGGCAGCTCGACCGTCTCTCCCGGCGGGAGCTCCAAGTGCTCCGGCTGATCGCCCGCGGGTTCTCGAACGCGGCGATCGCAGCCGAGCTCTACCTCGCCGGGAAGACGGTCGAGACCGTGTGCTCGAGCATCTTCCGCAAGCTGGACCTGTACCCGTCCGACCACGTCAACCGGCGGGTGCTTGCCGTCCTCGTGCTGCTGCGCGAGGACGGCGCGCTCTAG
- a CDS encoding WXG100 family type VII secretion target has product MADHYTLNLDPQQLRNVAKFLGEAEAHVRSKGQQVAGTPGEIGGQWTGEAATAIKAEMGALGGVMTGGDGSFSVGLGDAQQALTTLAGHFDTAQEELAALNTRWSTAQSDYDDAPIGDHDPDGGGETAGERRDRLQGSADADFEELKTWCRERVKECGETIALSSPISYYGYNGSTLSYGTNPDTLLPLLTLTDQRHDLLQQQEQSRQEGKRDAEHLQELLNGREAYDSDELREFMASIAEHADDPDYAAAFVRAGGSKLLKDAYDAAANDLAVQGGGLLSQEDWEGPLQALNDVYAAGLEVVDGTTLGKITADLGSAKYIGILTAITGSDYAGPRTNSAVLPYAHYLGDQIPGGSTWDMTRWMSQLANGEKSVDEIIQGYRDNMLDPKDLAVLVNEMDSASRDRWISELLSDGGDPYDEQVTRNWNEILPGLLDAARDEEALGALGALLGQLDSRPPPADATYDLGKFFTDPKTIDLLAQYPESLDDYQDDIASLFGKYVGKKEVNQLLKDMIARDLQGEGGIEASAKHIGYILGLAEAAHVDYNVGELVKPIAGQIRSELQGQLAELIKTGGTTAAKTIPVLNVAIAALDAIVAEAGKDDAARKKFEEGWKDEDLHQTMAWLLYLQRNGAPDSYERWKEQANVAANDPLLEPSQYMGWLSNQPEGSPEYELWLELNDLSGRIGDAHK; this is encoded by the coding sequence GTGGCCGACCACTACACCTTGAACCTCGACCCGCAGCAGCTGCGGAACGTCGCGAAGTTCCTCGGCGAGGCCGAAGCCCATGTGCGCTCCAAGGGTCAGCAGGTCGCCGGCACACCCGGCGAGATCGGCGGCCAGTGGACCGGGGAGGCCGCAACCGCGATCAAGGCCGAGATGGGTGCGCTCGGTGGGGTGATGACCGGGGGCGACGGCAGCTTCTCGGTCGGCCTCGGGGACGCGCAGCAGGCGCTGACCACCCTCGCCGGGCACTTCGACACCGCGCAGGAGGAGCTCGCCGCGCTCAACACTCGTTGGAGCACCGCCCAGTCGGACTACGACGACGCGCCCATCGGCGACCACGACCCCGACGGCGGAGGCGAGACCGCCGGCGAGCGGCGCGACCGCTTGCAAGGCTCGGCCGACGCCGACTTCGAGGAGCTCAAGACCTGGTGCCGCGAGCGGGTGAAGGAGTGCGGTGAGACCATCGCCCTGTCGTCGCCTATCAGCTACTACGGCTACAACGGCTCGACCCTCAGCTACGGGACCAACCCCGACACGCTGTTGCCGCTCCTGACCCTGACCGACCAGCGCCACGACCTGCTCCAGCAGCAGGAGCAGAGCCGGCAGGAGGGCAAGCGCGACGCCGAGCACCTCCAGGAGCTGCTGAATGGGCGCGAGGCGTACGACAGCGACGAGCTCCGCGAGTTCATGGCGAGCATCGCCGAGCACGCCGACGACCCCGACTACGCGGCTGCGTTCGTCAGAGCGGGTGGCAGCAAGCTGCTCAAGGACGCCTACGACGCCGCGGCCAACGACCTCGCGGTCCAGGGTGGCGGCCTCCTCAGCCAGGAGGACTGGGAGGGACCGCTGCAGGCGCTCAACGACGTCTATGCCGCGGGCCTGGAGGTAGTGGACGGGACCACCCTCGGGAAGATCACCGCCGACCTCGGATCGGCCAAGTACATCGGGATCCTGACCGCGATCACCGGCTCCGACTACGCCGGGCCGCGCACCAACTCCGCCGTGCTGCCCTACGCCCACTACCTCGGCGACCAGATCCCCGGCGGCTCGACGTGGGACATGACCCGGTGGATGAGCCAGCTCGCCAACGGCGAGAAGTCGGTCGACGAGATCATCCAGGGCTACCGCGACAACATGCTCGACCCGAAGGACCTCGCCGTCCTGGTCAACGAGATGGACTCCGCCTCCCGGGACCGGTGGATCTCCGAGCTGCTCAGCGACGGCGGCGACCCCTACGACGAGCAGGTCACGAGGAACTGGAACGAGATCCTGCCCGGCCTGCTCGACGCCGCCCGCGACGAGGAGGCGCTGGGCGCGCTCGGGGCGCTGCTCGGCCAGCTCGACAGCCGGCCGCCGCCGGCGGACGCGACGTACGACCTGGGGAAGTTCTTCACCGACCCGAAGACGATCGACCTGCTCGCGCAGTATCCCGAGTCGCTCGACGACTACCAGGACGACATCGCGTCGCTGTTCGGGAAGTACGTCGGGAAGAAGGAGGTCAACCAGCTCCTCAAGGACATGATCGCGCGGGACCTCCAAGGGGAGGGCGGCATCGAGGCCTCGGCCAAGCACATCGGCTACATCCTCGGCCTCGCCGAGGCCGCGCACGTCGACTACAACGTCGGTGAGCTGGTCAAGCCGATCGCGGGCCAGATCAGGTCCGAGCTCCAGGGACAGCTCGCCGAGCTGATCAAGACGGGGGGCACGACCGCAGCCAAGACGATCCCCGTGCTCAACGTCGCGATCGCCGCGCTCGACGCCATCGTCGCGGAGGCCGGGAAGGACGACGCGGCCCGGAAGAAGTTCGAGGAGGGCTGGAAGGACGAGGACCTCCACCAGACCATGGCCTGGCTGCTCTACCTCCAGCGCAACGGCGCTCCCGATTCCTACGAGCGGTGGAAGGAGCAGGCCAACGTTGCCGCCAACGACCCGCTGCTCGAGCCGTCGCAGTACATGGGCTGGCTCTCCAACCAGCCGGAGGGGTCTCCGGAGTACGAGCTCTGGCTCGAGCTCAACGACCTCTCCGGGCGGATCGGAGACGCCCACAAGTGA
- a CDS encoding S8 family peptidase — protein sequence MRLDPAVRGVTVSDSKKSPILSVSMMRRVLLQLRLRLPWIPSPAPDPTPADLDRERLRIQIDVIRRAFRESGDVAAGDNGRPPRRPKDDGDAAFLFRPGHALVADDRFDELDRFFGDRQHTYEGTIGRARDSVGGLALVTLPARRDDDDVVLATLDDIDDTLGRGVATPDHVLYVTLWGRACPATEPEEPRATDPFPPLSPDTAAGRGINVSVVDTGWWKAAGDPGSATPWLSGVVADPSDEEIVNQAAIHEYAGHGTFVSGVVRCMAPGSRVEVEGFLTQGGAIYESDIFKQLNQALTDGDRPHVISISAGTHTRWSIPLLSFELLARIHQFDDPERPILVVAAAGNDSSDEEFYPAAFDWVVGVGSVDADGKRSDFSNYGDWVNIYARGRDLVNAFPNGTYSCHYPENIDKVSGPDIRHFKGIARWSGTSFSTPIVSGLIAAHMTATGNKVDARAAYADLTKNPQTGPGGEPIIGPL from the coding sequence GTGCGCCTCGATCCCGCCGTCCGAGGAGTTACCGTGAGCGACAGCAAGAAGTCTCCGATCCTCTCGGTCAGCATGATGCGCCGGGTTCTCCTCCAACTCCGGTTGCGGCTGCCGTGGATCCCGTCGCCCGCCCCGGACCCAACCCCAGCCGACCTCGATCGGGAGCGGTTGCGGATCCAGATCGACGTCATCCGACGGGCGTTTCGCGAGAGTGGCGACGTCGCGGCTGGCGACAACGGCCGACCTCCTCGCCGACCGAAGGACGACGGCGACGCCGCCTTCCTCTTCCGACCTGGCCATGCGCTCGTTGCGGACGACAGATTCGACGAGCTCGATAGGTTCTTCGGCGACCGTCAACACACCTACGAGGGCACCATCGGTCGTGCCCGCGATTCTGTCGGCGGCCTCGCGCTGGTGACCCTGCCCGCGCGGCGAGACGACGACGATGTCGTCCTGGCGACGCTCGACGACATCGACGACACCCTCGGTCGTGGCGTCGCGACTCCCGACCACGTGTTGTACGTGACGCTGTGGGGTAGGGCGTGCCCCGCGACCGAACCTGAAGAACCGCGAGCTACGGACCCGTTCCCGCCGCTTTCGCCTGACACGGCGGCGGGGCGCGGGATCAACGTGTCCGTCGTCGACACGGGATGGTGGAAGGCTGCTGGCGACCCGGGGAGTGCGACCCCATGGCTGTCCGGAGTCGTCGCTGACCCCAGCGACGAGGAGATCGTCAACCAAGCGGCGATCCACGAGTACGCCGGCCATGGCACCTTCGTCTCCGGGGTCGTCCGGTGCATGGCGCCAGGCTCCCGAGTCGAGGTCGAGGGTTTCCTGACCCAGGGCGGCGCCATCTACGAGTCCGACATCTTCAAGCAGCTCAACCAGGCGCTGACCGACGGCGACCGACCGCACGTCATCAGCATCTCCGCCGGCACCCATACGAGGTGGAGCATCCCGCTGCTGAGCTTCGAGCTGCTGGCCCGGATCCACCAGTTCGACGACCCCGAGCGGCCGATCCTCGTCGTCGCCGCAGCGGGCAACGATTCCAGCGACGAGGAGTTCTATCCTGCCGCATTCGACTGGGTTGTCGGAGTCGGATCGGTTGACGCTGACGGCAAGCGCTCCGACTTCTCCAACTACGGGGACTGGGTCAACATCTATGCTCGCGGCCGCGACCTGGTGAACGCGTTTCCCAACGGCACCTACTCCTGCCACTACCCCGAGAACATCGACAAGGTGAGCGGACCGGACATCCGGCATTTCAAGGGGATCGCTCGGTGGAGCGGCACCTCGTTCTCCACGCCGATCGTCAGTGGCCTCATCGCCGCGCACATGACCGCCACCGGCAACAAGGTCGACGCGCGGGCAGCGTACGCCGACCTCACCAAGAACCCCCAGACGGGGCCAGGTGGCGAGCCGATCATCGGCCCGCTCTGA
- a CDS encoding HelD family protein, whose protein sequence is MADQLVDREVASEQAFVDRVYQQLERAGLAAQQLAKEGHSRGRLGHEGGLVERDAMVFQAAKRIAQLDAAHEGLVFGRLDMTAAVDAQPRYVGRIGLRDEDRDSLIIDWRAPAAAVFYQATAAEPQDVIRRRVLRCTGPRVVGVEDELLDAEALSEAEATGRELPIVGEGALMAQLSRARDRSMHSIVATIQAEQDKAIRAPGKGVVSISGGPGTGKTVVALHRAAYLLYNDRRRYESGGVLIVGPSGVFMRYIERVLPSLGETAVALRSLGEVVDGYRATRHDEPAVADVKGSARMAELLRRAARQQAPGSPTEFRVFWRDDRITLDRGALGRVRRSLMSQGRRNKQLPRVSAALLDAMWKQVRGERGREQGREKFDDDMLSRDDFLDFALNWWPPLDAPTVLGWLRDPEFLARVAEGVLSTEEQRLLLKSWSGSTPTPQTGDLSIEDVPLLDELRYALGDVPQKADDERDDPMELIEGGVDIQELMTAADREYAPTGRAWAPPTHSIEDDGFAHVLIDEAQDLTPMQWQMVGRRGRAASWTIVGDLAQSSWPAPDEAAAARASVLEGKPVHDFHLSTNYRNSAEIYDFAAAYAARVGLRADLPDAVRRTGVAPEVVTGVGDLEAATREAVVGTASKVAGTVGIVVPAARRSEVNAWLASWPELADDARGARAAIDSSVPPSGDDRVVVLTGLDTKGLEFDGIVVVSPDEIEAESATGRSTLYVVLTRATQLLTTIG, encoded by the coding sequence GTGGCAGATCAGCTGGTCGATCGCGAGGTCGCGTCCGAGCAGGCGTTCGTGGATCGGGTCTACCAGCAGCTCGAGCGCGCCGGACTGGCCGCCCAGCAGCTCGCCAAGGAGGGCCACTCCCGGGGGCGGCTCGGCCACGAGGGTGGTCTCGTGGAGCGCGACGCCATGGTCTTCCAGGCCGCGAAGCGGATCGCGCAGCTCGACGCCGCCCACGAGGGCCTGGTCTTCGGGCGCCTCGACATGACCGCGGCGGTCGACGCGCAACCGCGGTACGTCGGCCGGATCGGCCTGCGTGACGAGGACCGCGACTCGCTCATCATCGACTGGCGCGCCCCGGCCGCCGCGGTCTTCTACCAGGCCACCGCTGCCGAGCCGCAGGACGTGATCCGGCGGCGGGTGCTGCGCTGCACCGGCCCGCGGGTGGTGGGCGTCGAGGACGAGCTGCTCGACGCCGAGGCCCTCTCCGAGGCGGAGGCGACCGGGCGCGAGCTGCCGATCGTCGGCGAGGGCGCGCTGATGGCGCAGCTGTCGCGCGCGCGGGACCGGTCGATGCACTCGATCGTCGCGACCATCCAGGCCGAGCAGGACAAGGCGATCCGCGCGCCGGGCAAGGGCGTCGTGTCGATCTCCGGAGGACCGGGCACCGGCAAGACGGTCGTGGCGCTGCACCGCGCGGCGTACCTCCTTTACAACGACCGCCGTCGCTACGAGTCCGGCGGCGTCCTCATCGTCGGTCCCTCGGGTGTCTTCATGCGCTACATCGAGCGGGTGCTGCCGTCTCTCGGCGAGACCGCGGTCGCGCTGCGCTCGCTCGGCGAGGTGGTCGACGGCTATCGCGCGACGCGCCACGACGAGCCCGCGGTGGCCGACGTCAAGGGCTCCGCGCGGATGGCCGAGCTGTTGCGGCGCGCCGCCCGACAGCAGGCCCCCGGTAGCCCCACCGAGTTCCGCGTCTTCTGGCGAGACGACCGGATCACCCTCGACCGGGGTGCGCTCGGCCGGGTCCGGCGGAGCCTGATGTCGCAGGGCCGCCGCAACAAGCAGTTGCCGCGGGTCTCCGCCGCGCTCCTCGACGCGATGTGGAAGCAGGTGCGCGGCGAGCGTGGGCGGGAGCAGGGTCGGGAGAAGTTCGACGACGACATGCTCTCCCGCGACGACTTCCTGGACTTCGCGCTCAACTGGTGGCCGCCGCTCGACGCGCCCACCGTGCTGGGCTGGCTGCGCGACCCGGAGTTCCTCGCCCGGGTGGCCGAGGGCGTGCTCTCGACGGAGGAGCAGCGGCTGCTGCTGAAGTCCTGGAGCGGCAGTACCCCGACACCGCAGACCGGGGACCTCTCGATCGAGGACGTCCCGTTGCTCGACGAGCTCCGCTACGCGCTCGGGGACGTGCCCCAGAAGGCGGACGACGAGCGTGACGACCCGATGGAGCTGATCGAGGGCGGCGTCGACATCCAGGAGCTGATGACGGCCGCCGACCGTGAGTACGCGCCGACCGGACGGGCGTGGGCCCCGCCGACCCACAGCATCGAGGACGACGGCTTCGCGCACGTGCTCATCGACGAGGCCCAGGACCTGACGCCGATGCAGTGGCAGATGGTCGGCCGCCGCGGCCGCGCCGCGTCGTGGACGATCGTCGGCGACCTTGCCCAGTCGTCGTGGCCGGCGCCCGACGAGGCGGCTGCCGCGCGTGCGTCGGTGCTCGAGGGCAAGCCGGTGCACGACTTCCACCTGTCGACGAACTACCGCAACTCTGCCGAGATCTACGACTTCGCCGCGGCGTACGCCGCGCGGGTCGGCCTCCGTGCCGACCTGCCGGACGCGGTCCGCCGTACCGGCGTCGCGCCGGAGGTCGTCACCGGTGTCGGCGACCTGGAAGCCGCGACCCGGGAGGCCGTGGTCGGCACCGCGAGCAAGGTGGCCGGCACCGTCGGCATCGTGGTCCCTGCCGCCCGTCGGTCGGAGGTCAACGCCTGGCTGGCATCGTGGCCCGAGCTCGCCGACGACGCGCGCGGCGCCCGCGCGGCCATCGACTCGTCGGTGCCGCCATCGGGTGACGACCGGGTCGTCGTGCTGACCGGCCTCGACACGAAGGGCCTCGAGTTCGACGGCATCGTCGTGGTCTCCCCGGACGAGATCGAGGCCGAGTCGGCGACCGGTCGATCGACGCTCTACGTCGTCCTCACGCGGGCGACGCAGCTGCTGACGACGATCGGCTGA
- a CDS encoding RNA polymerase sigma factor, which produces MDTTDPLATLVHAAREGEQVAWDAIVDRFLPLVGAIIRRHRLSDADGDDVSQTVWLRLVEHLGALREPDALPGWIRTTARNECLRVLAARGRVQVVDPQEGGSFPDADSAGAVDDEMLAAERRQALREALAELPAGRRDLLLLLLTDPPLGYEEISARLGIPIGSIGPTRARALEQLRRTRALRGLGPDPVGGVV; this is translated from the coding sequence GTGGACACGACTGATCCGCTCGCGACTCTCGTCCACGCGGCGCGGGAGGGAGAGCAAGTTGCCTGGGATGCGATCGTCGACCGCTTTCTACCGCTGGTGGGAGCGATCATCCGTCGGCACCGGCTGTCCGACGCCGACGGCGACGACGTCAGCCAGACGGTGTGGCTGCGCCTCGTCGAGCACCTCGGCGCGCTGCGTGAGCCGGACGCCCTCCCCGGGTGGATCCGCACCACGGCGCGCAACGAGTGCCTCCGCGTGCTCGCCGCTCGCGGCCGCGTCCAGGTCGTCGATCCGCAGGAGGGTGGGAGCTTCCCGGACGCCGACTCCGCCGGGGCGGTGGACGACGAGATGCTCGCCGCCGAACGCCGGCAGGCGCTGCGCGAGGCTCTCGCCGAGCTGCCCGCCGGCCGCCGCGACCTGCTGCTGCTCCTGCTCACCGACCCACCCCTCGGCTACGAGGAGATCAGTGCCCGGCTCGGCATCCCGATCGGCAGCATCGGTCCGACCCGGGCGCGAGCGCTCGAGCAGCTGCGGAGGACCCGTGCCCTGCGCGGCCTCGGACCCGACCCGGTGGGAGGTGTCGTGTGA